The genomic DNA GCTACCGGCGGTCAGGCCGCCGCGGTAATCCTCAACAGCGGAAACGCCAACGCCGCCACCGGCCAACAAGGCCTCAACGATGCCCGCACCATGGCCGCCCTCACCGCCCAAGAACTGGGTTGCCAACCCCAAGAGGTACTGGTTTGTTCCACCGGGTGGATTGGCTTCACCCTGCCCATGGACAAAATAAGCACCGGCATACCCCAAGCAGCCGCCAACCTCACCACCGACGGCGGCCCAGCAGCCGCTGAAGCCATCATGACCACCGACACCGTGCCCAAAACGGTCACCATCAACGGCCAAGGATTCACCATCGGCGGCATCGCCAAAGGGGCCGCCATGCTCGAACCCAACATGGCCACCATGCTGGCGGTACTCACCACCGATGCCCAAATAGATGCCGCCACCGGCACGAAACTGCTCCAACAAGCCGTGGGCACCTCATTTAATTGCCTCACCGTAGACGGAGCGGAATCCACCAACGACACCGTGTTATTGCTGGCCTCCGGCACCGCCGGCCCCACCGACCCCCAAGAATTCGGGGACGCCCTCACCGAAGCCTGCGCCTCGCTGGCCACCCAAATGGCCGACGACGCCGAAGGCTCCACCAAAACAGTATTTCTGACCGTGACCGGCGCCGCCAACGACACCGAAGCCGCCAAAGGAGCCCGTGACACCGCCAACTGCCAATTAGTAAAATGCTCTTGGTATGGGCAAGACCCCTACTGGGGAAGAATCGCCGCCGAAATGGGGGCCGCCGGTATCGCCTTCGACTCAGAAACCATCACCATCTCTTACGGCGGCCAAGTGGTGTACGCCGACGGGCAAGCTCAGCCAGTAGACGAAACCGCCCTGACCGCCCACATGGCCGGCCGGCGTCTCAACCTCGAAGTAGACCTCGGCCAAGGAAACGGCACCGCACGCATTGTCACCACCGACCTCAGCCACGCCTACATTGACGAAAACATGCGGACCTCCTAGGAGCGACATGACCACCCCAGAAGACTTTTCACCCGAACGGCGGGCCTCGGTGCTTATCGAAACCCTGCCCTATATTCAACGATTCGCCGGCGCCACCATCGTGGTTAAGTTCGGCGGCAACGCCATGGTCAACCAAGAACTGGCTCAACAGTTCGCCAAAGACATCGTGCTTATGCAATCGGTAGGTATCCGGCCCGTGGTCGTCCACGGCGGGGCCCCACAAATAACCGACATGCTCAACCGGTTGGGCATGGAGCCCCAGTTTGTGAAAGGCCTTCGGGTAACCGACGCCGACACCCTTGACGTGGCCCGCATGGTCCTGGTCGGCAAAGTAAACCGAGACATCGTGTCCAGCATCAACGTGCACGGGCCGCTAGCTGTCGGGCTCTCCGGAGAAGACGCCGGGCTGATAACCGCCACGGCCCGCAACCAAGACCTCGGGTTCGTGGGCGACGTCGCCCAAGTAAACCCCGCCATTGTCAACGGGCTCCTCAGCGAAGGGCTCATCCCCGTTATTTCCAGCATCGGAGCCGACAAAAACGGGCAGGCCTACAACATAAACGCCGACACCGTAGCGGCCGCCCTGGCCGGGGCCCTCGGAGCGGAGCGGATTCTCTACCTGACCGACATCGAAGGCTTACGGGCCGACGTCGACGACCCAGCGAGTCACATTTCACGGCTCGACGTAGACGCCCTACAAAGCCTCATGGACGACGGGGCCATAAGCGGCGGAATGATCCCCAAAGCCGAAGCCTGCCTCAACGCCGTAAACGCCGGGGTGGGATCCGCCCACATGGTGGACGGACGACTGCCCCACGTGCTGCTCTTAGAACTCTTCACCGACTCCGGTATCGGAACCATGGTGTTCCCAGTAGGGGGCGGCCCCGACGCCGCGAAAAACTAATGAACGCCACCCGACCGCTCATGAACAACTACGGCACCCCACCAGTAAAACTGGTACGGGGTCAAGGCACCATGGTCTTTGACGACCAAGGAAAACGGTACTTAGATTTTCTTTGCGGTCTCGCCGTAACCAGCTTGGGCCACAGCCACCCACGGGTAGCCGTCGCCTTAGCCCAACAAGCGCAAACCCTGGTTCATGTCTCCAACCTGTTTGAAACCGAACCCCACCTCGAAGTAGCAATCCGGCTCGACCAGTTAATCCGTACCGACACCGACCTGACCACTCCCGGAAAAATCCTCTTCCAAAACTCCGGGGCCGAAGCCAACGAAGCCGCCATGAAACTGGCGCGCAAATTTCAAGGCCGAGGCCGCCACGTTGTATTAGCGGCCTTTCGGTCTTTTCACGGACGCACCATGGCCACTTTGGCAGCCACCGGCCAACCAGAAAAACACGAACCCTTCCAACCCCTCCCCGAAGGGTTTCGTCACGCTGCATGGAACGACCTCGAAGCCTTCACCGCCGCCATTGACCCCACCGTGGGAGCCATTTTGCTGGAACCCCTGCAAGGCGAAGGCGGTGTAAACCCCGCCCACCACAGCTTTTTACAAGGCATAAGAAAACTCTGCGACGAACAAGGCATCTTGTTGATCATGGACGAAGTGCAAACCGGTTTAGGTCGCACCGGCCGCTGGTTCGGTTTTCAACACGCCGGCATAACCCCCGACATTGTGACCACCGCCAAAGCCCTCGGCAACGGCGTGCCCATCGGGGCGGTGTGGGCCACCCAAGAAGTAGCAGACGCTTTCAAACCCGGCGACCACGGTTCAACCTTTGGTGGGCAACCCCTTGCTGCAGCAGCCGCTCGCGAAGTGCTACGCATCATGACCGAAATAAACGCTCCAGAAATGGCTCGCACTAAAGGCCAGGCGCTCACCAAACAACTTTTAGCCCTCCCCGGTGTAGAAAGCGTGCGAGGTTGGGGCCTCCTCCTAGGCGTAGAAATAAACCACGACGGTCTGGCCGGACGCACCGGGCCAGAAATTGCTGCCGCCTGCCTCAAAGCAGGGCTCATCGTCAACGGCATTACCCCCACCGCTCTGCGGTTGGCTCCGCCTATCACCATCACCGACCAAGAAATAACCCAAGGCGTGGCTCTCCTCGCCGACGTCTTAAACAACCCAGAAATAGCGGCATGAAACACTTATTAGAAATCGACGACCTAACCCTCGAAGAGTTGCATCGGGTTCTGGCCTTAGCGCAAGACCCCAATCCGCCACAGGTATTAGCCGGCCAAGGCATGGCTCTGGTATTCGAAAAACCATCCACCCGTACCAGAAACTCCATGGAAATGGCCGTCGTGCAATTAGGCGGCCACCCCATGTACATCCAAGCCGACGAGGTAGGCATGGATGTACGAGAAACCGTAGAAGACGTGACCAGCACCCTGGCCTGCTTTCATGCGGCAATCGGCGCACGGGTGTTCGATCACT from Acidimicrobiia bacterium includes the following:
- the argB gene encoding acetylglutamate kinase; the encoded protein is MTTPEDFSPERRASVLIETLPYIQRFAGATIVVKFGGNAMVNQELAQQFAKDIVLMQSVGIRPVVVHGGAPQITDMLNRLGMEPQFVKGLRVTDADTLDVARMVLVGKVNRDIVSSINVHGPLAVGLSGEDAGLITATARNQDLGFVGDVAQVNPAIVNGLLSEGLIPVISSIGADKNGQAYNINADTVAAALAGALGAERILYLTDIEGLRADVDDPASHISRLDVDALQSLMDDGAISGGMIPKAEACLNAVNAGVGSAHMVDGRLPHVLLLELFTDSGIGTMVFPVGGGPDAAKN
- a CDS encoding acetylornithine transaminase — protein: MNNYGTPPVKLVRGQGTMVFDDQGKRYLDFLCGLAVTSLGHSHPRVAVALAQQAQTLVHVSNLFETEPHLEVAIRLDQLIRTDTDLTTPGKILFQNSGAEANEAAMKLARKFQGRGRHVVLAAFRSFHGRTMATLAATGQPEKHEPFQPLPEGFRHAAWNDLEAFTAAIDPTVGAILLEPLQGEGGVNPAHHSFLQGIRKLCDEQGILLIMDEVQTGLGRTGRWFGFQHAGITPDIVTTAKALGNGVPIGAVWATQEVADAFKPGDHGSTFGGQPLAAAAAREVLRIMTEINAPEMARTKGQALTKQLLALPGVESVRGWGLLLGVEINHDGLAGRTGPEIAAACLKAGLIVNGITPTALRLAPPITITDQEITQGVALLADVLNNPEIAA
- the argJ gene encoding bifunctional glutamate N-acetyltransferase/amino-acid acetyltransferase ArgJ is translated as MRQPSSGFRRNPRTHQHRTHPMSVTAVPGFTAGHATCGIKTSGATDLALVAHADHTPVTAMGVFTSNKMTAAPVLLCKESLAATGGQAAAVILNSGNANAATGQQGLNDARTMAALTAQELGCQPQEVLVCSTGWIGFTLPMDKISTGIPQAAANLTTDGGPAAAEAIMTTDTVPKTVTINGQGFTIGGIAKGAAMLEPNMATMLAVLTTDAQIDAATGTKLLQQAVGTSFNCLTVDGAESTNDTVLLLASGTAGPTDPQEFGDALTEACASLATQMADDAEGSTKTVFLTVTGAANDTEAAKGARDTANCQLVKCSWYGQDPYWGRIAAEMGAAGIAFDSETITISYGGQVVYADGQAQPVDETALTAHMAGRRLNLEVDLGQGNGTARIVTTDLSHAYIDENMRTS